The sequence TTTTATCTTTTTCAACTCACTGATGCTAAGGCATCGCCTCGTCTCAAAAAATAAAAATCTCATCAAAAATCTTAGAAATCATAAAATTTGATAGTTTTCTTAGAGGTACTAAATAAATTTAAGTTGTCGTAGAAAATCTTTTTTGTTTCTATATCTGATAATTAAAAATTCTCTAAAAAAAACATTTGATAAAATATTAAAAAAACATAAAAATTTATACATTTGTCGCTTAACAAAAAATATTGCAAAATGCATTATTTTAAGTTCTTACAAAATTCGTTAAGGAAGGGTTTTTATAAATATTTTGGTTATTAACAAAATTTAATTTTATAACAATATGACATTTGATATTGAAAGTTTAAAGAAAAAGCATAAGCAATTAGCTGAGTGGCAATACACACATACTCCAGCCGAAAAAGGTTACACAGATAAAACCTTATACATCAATGTTTCTAACAATGAAATAAAAGAAAAAGATATTCCCCAGTCAATGAAAGAAAAATTTATTGGTGGCAAAGGTTATGGCTTACGATATTTGTGGGATGCTACAAAACCCGATACAAAATGGAATGACCCTGAGAATGAAATCATTATTTCAGGTGGTCCTATTTGTGGAATCACTCAATATTCAGGAGCAGGAAAATCATTAGTCGTAAGTATTTCACCTCAAACAAATTCTGTAATGGACAGTAATGTTGGAGGTTATTTCGGACCTTTTTTGAAAATTTCAGGATTTGATGCTTTAGAATTACAAGGGAAATCTGAAAAAGAAATCATAATTTACCTTGATGGAATAAATCATAAAGTTGAAATTTATGAAGCACCTGATGAAGCAATCGACAGTCATGTGTTAGCAGAACAACTTACAGAGATGTATGCTGATAATGAAAAAGATAAAAAAAATATTGCAGTTATTTCTGCAGGTCAAGCAGCCGACAACTCATTAATCGGTATGCTTAATTTTAGTTTCTATGATTTAAGAAGAAAAACCGTTCGCCTAAAACAAGCAGGACGAGGAGGTATTGGAACTGTTTTTCGTGATAAAAAAATTAAAGCCATAGTAGCAAAAGTTGCAGGAGTAAAAGGAAATCTAAATAATGTTGTTGACCTTAAAGCCATTTCAGAAAGAGGAAGACGTTTTAATAAAGAAATGCGGGATTTTGACGAAGAGCAAAATGAAATGAAAGCCAAAGGTACTGCACACTTGGTAAACATAATGAATGATTATGACTTGTTGCCTGTTAATAATTTTAAATACGGTAGCCATAAAGATGCTAATAAAATTCATTCGGAAGTTTATAAAAAATTCTTTACTCAAGGATTACCCGATGGTTGTTGGATAGGCTGTAATATGGCTTGTGCCAAAGGAGTTGACAACTACGAGCTAAGAAGCGGACCTTACAAAGGAGACAAAGTTCTTGTGGAAGGACCTGAGTATGAAACAACATCATCATTAGGTTCAATTATGGGAATTTTTAATCCTGACTTCACCATTGAATCAAACTTTTATTGTGATACTTACGGAATATGTACAATCACATGGGGTACAACAATGGGCTTTTTAATGGAATGTTTTGAAAACGGTATTCTTAATGAAGAACGTACAGGCGGAATAAAACTCAATTTTGGAAATGCTGATGGTGCAATGGAATTGCTTCATCAAGTTGGTAGAGGAGAAGGCTTTGGTAAAACCGCTGGTTTAGGAGTAAGAAAATGTAAAGAAATTTTTGCTAAAAATAAATGGGGAGATGCTGATTTTCTTAACGATATTGGCATGGAAAATAAAGGTCTTGAATATTCACAATATGTTTCTAAAGAATCATTAGCACAGCAAGGTGGATATGCATTAACCAATAAAGGACCTCAACATGATGAAGCATGGCTAATCTTTATGGATATGGTTAACAATCAAATCCCTAGATTTGAAGACAAAGCAGAAGCATTACATTTTTTCCCAATGTTTAGAACATGGTTTGGATTAGTTGGATTATGTAAATTACCATGGAATGATGTTGAACCTGCTGGAAATGCAGAAACAGATGAACCCGCAAAAGTACCTGAGCATCTTGACAACTACGTTACAATTTACAATGCAGTAACAGGTGCTAATGAAGATATAGATTCATTAGTTCGTCAATCCGAAAGAGTTTACAACTTTCAGCGTATTTTTAATTTAAGAAGAGGATATGGCATAAGAAAATATGATGCTCAACCATACAGAGCAGCAGGTCCTGTAACAGTTGAGGAATATGAATCACGACAAGAAAGATATGACAAGCAATTAAAAGAAATTTTAGATGTAAATCCTGAAGGAAAAACAACTGTTGAAAAAGTAGCAATTTTAAGAAAATACAAAGAATCAGAATATGAAAAGCTTCTTGATGCTGTTTATTTACGAAGAGGATGGAATAGTAATGGAGTTCCAAAAACAGAGTTTCTAAAAGAAATAGAAATGGATCTTCCTGAATTATTAGAAGTCATTGAACCTTATCAATAAAAGATACAGGATGCAAGATACAAGATGCAGGATGCAAGATACAAGATGCAGGATGCAGGATGCAAGATACAAGATGCAGGATGCAAGATGCAGGATGTAAGATGCAGGATGTAAGATGCAAGATGCAGGATGTAAGATGCAAGATACAGGATGCAGGATGCAAGATGCAGGATGTAAGATGCAAGATGCAGGATGCAAGATGCAGGATGTAAGATGCAAGATGCAGGATGTAAGATGCAGGATGTGCTTGCCTGAATAGGATTGACTTTTTTTGTTAATTTTCCTCTGCGTTTCTGCGACTCTGCGTTTAACAAATAAACAAATCAACAAAACTTGTCCGTATGGATAAATAATTCTTCTTTGCGTTCTTTGCGTCTTTGCGTGAAAATATGTTGGCAGTCGGCAGTAAGCAGT is a genomic window of Bacteroidota bacterium containing:
- a CDS encoding aldehyde ferredoxin oxidoreductase C-terminal domain-containing protein, with amino-acid sequence MTFDIESLKKKHKQLAEWQYTHTPAEKGYTDKTLYINVSNNEIKEKDIPQSMKEKFIGGKGYGLRYLWDATKPDTKWNDPENEIIISGGPICGITQYSGAGKSLVVSISPQTNSVMDSNVGGYFGPFLKISGFDALELQGKSEKEIIIYLDGINHKVEIYEAPDEAIDSHVLAEQLTEMYADNEKDKKNIAVISAGQAADNSLIGMLNFSFYDLRRKTVRLKQAGRGGIGTVFRDKKIKAIVAKVAGVKGNLNNVVDLKAISERGRRFNKEMRDFDEEQNEMKAKGTAHLVNIMNDYDLLPVNNFKYGSHKDANKIHSEVYKKFFTQGLPDGCWIGCNMACAKGVDNYELRSGPYKGDKVLVEGPEYETTSSLGSIMGIFNPDFTIESNFYCDTYGICTITWGTTMGFLMECFENGILNEERTGGIKLNFGNADGAMELLHQVGRGEGFGKTAGLGVRKCKEIFAKNKWGDADFLNDIGMENKGLEYSQYVSKESLAQQGGYALTNKGPQHDEAWLIFMDMVNNQIPRFEDKAEALHFFPMFRTWFGLVGLCKLPWNDVEPAGNAETDEPAKVPEHLDNYVTIYNAVTGANEDIDSLVRQSERVYNFQRIFNLRRGYGIRKYDAQPYRAAGPVTVEEYESRQERYDKQLKEILDVNPEGKTTVEKVAILRKYKESEYEKLLDAVYLRRGWNSNGVPKTEFLKEIEMDLPELLEVIEPYQ
- a CDS encoding phosphotransferase; its protein translation is MQDAGCKMQDTGCRMQDAGCKMQDAGCKMQDVRCKMQDVRCRMCLPE